Genomic DNA from Deltaproteobacteria bacterium:
ATGAACGAACCTTCTAATTCACTGGTTAATACGTGCATAGTGGCCACATTTGCTGCTCGCTGATTAATCCCTTGGGGTTCAAAAGCAGCTTTATTTAAGAGCAGGCTATAAGACAAACAAGCTAACCAATTAAAATAACTTAAAAAGTTTTGTGATAAACTTAAATCAAAAGTATGCACTGTCTGTGGCTTTAGATCTTTATTGCCAATGACATCGCCAGCACCCAATGGCTGGGTAAATAACAAATATGGCGATGGCGCTTTAAAAGCACTACCGTATAGTGCTTTTAACACTGTGTCCTCTGACATACTATAAACTGCGGCTAATCGTCCGGTAAGTTGCGTACCATAAAGATTATGTTTATCAACTCGCAACCCCCCGGTGAACTGCATTTTATCATCAAATATCTTATAGCGAGCTTGGATAACCGCGCCAAGATTGCCAAGAATATGGCGCTGATCAGCAGAAGTACGCTGCGCATCACTACCATTAAGCAATATACGCCTTACTCCACCAATGTATTCCTCGTCGTATAAGTACTCTAAACCTCCAGCAAGACCTAAATCACCTTTCTCCCAGGCGAGATCAAACTTGAGCGTGCTAGACCAATAGTGCAAATCACGCTCGATATAATAAAGATTGCTGCCGGTCTCGATGCGATCTGGATCATCATTGCCACCCCAAGTAAATTCTGCTGTCCATTGCCCTTGCAGCGTTTCACTAAAACCTACAACACCACGATTGGCCACAACCTCACGAGATAGCGCAATAACAGTACCTTGTGCTTTATCATCTTCAAGTTGGGTAAGCTGCGCCCATGAGGCAAAAGCACCATCGCGTTTTAAGCCAGAGTGTAAAAATGACAAGTCGACTGACTTTATTGCTCCACCAGGGTTATATGATGTTTTTACAAACGCTGATAGTGTCTGATCTTCTATTTTACTGGCTTTACGCGATTGCATATCACTTGGTAAAGCAGGAGCTGGCGAACTACTTGGTAACTTTAATGGGCCATGATCGATCAATGAACCGCCGATAGCTGCAAGAAAACTCCAGCGATCGACATTAAATGATGACCTTGCATCTCCATAGCCACCCTTTGTACTACCCGATAGCCGCAAACGCGCAGCCGTAGCTTCTTCGGTAGGATCGATAGTAACTACATTAATAACGCCTAAAAACGCATCAGCGCCATGTACTGCTGATGCTGGACCACGAATGATCTCAATATTTTTAATCGCACTGATCGGAATTAATTCACTGCCTAACCACGCACCCGAAGTCGGCCGAAAGTTCACCGCATGCCCGTCGATCATAACCTTTACAATGCCACCTTCACCACCAAGACCAGCGGTAACACCACGAACCGCAACACTTGAAATTATAAAATCGTTGAGCATGTAAAATCCAACGACATGGTTCATAATTTCATCAATGCTGTGATAACCCCAGGCACGTAATTCTTGCGCACTTATAACCTCAACAATTGTTGGTGCTTTGCGCATACTTTCAGCAGTAAGATTAACTGTGGCGACAGAGACAGGAGTGTCTAAAAGCTTTTTAAGATCATCTAAGTCGGAACTAAGCGTTGTAAGATCTAAGTCATTAGACGAAGGTGACGTAGATGAAGGCGCTGCATCAGGTTGCGACTTGGTTGGTTCGCTCTGCGCTAAAGCAATTTGTGAACTTAATACTGCTATTATCACAAAGATCCAGCAGCTTTTCATAGCTTGTA
This window encodes:
- a CDS encoding TonB-dependent receptor yields the protein MKSCWIFVIIAVLSSQIALAQSEPTKSQPDAAPSSTSPSSNDLDLTTLSSDLDDLKKLLDTPVSVATVNLTAESMRKAPTIVEVISAQELRAWGYHSIDEIMNHVVGFYMLNDFIISSVAVRGVTAGLGGEGGIVKVMIDGHAVNFRPTSGAWLGSELIPISAIKNIEIIRGPASAVHGADAFLGVINVVTIDPTEEATAARLRLSGSTKGGYGDARSSFNVDRWSFLAAIGGSLIDHGPLKLPSSSPAPALPSDMQSRKASKIEDQTLSAFVKTSYNPGGAIKSVDLSFLHSGLKRDGAFASWAQLTQLEDDKAQGTVIALSREVVANRGVVGFSETLQGQWTAEFTWGGNDDPDRIETGSNLYYIERDLHYWSSTLKFDLAWEKGDLGLAGGLEYLYDEEYIGGVRRILLNGSDAQRTSADQRHILGNLGAVIQARYKIFDDKMQFTGGLRVDKHNLYGTQLTGRLAAVYSMSEDTVLKALYGSAFKAPSPYLLFTQPLGAGDVIGNKDLKPQTVHTFDLSLSQNFLSYFNWLACLSYSLLLNKAAFEPQGINQRAANVATMHVLTSELEGSFILPMGLRGSLSAEMQLGKRDNGDSGYLSQLLSDKLSVYPRIIVRSSLQQRLALSDAVNIQFGAILLWSGSRLASDNNVFKNHKGYELAPFAEVDLVASLVDLHLFSDFSTNIIVRAANVFNSRVADPGFAGFDLPRSKRSIFLTLDQGF